In Bifidobacterium sp. ESL0775, the following are encoded in one genomic region:
- the ilvN gene encoding acetolactate synthase small subunit gives MAIYPASTPHSERHTLSVLVENRPGVLARIAGLFARRAFNINSLSVSPTERPDISRVTVTADVEQVPLEQIIKQLNKLLHVLKIVDLDNMDAVQRELVLIKVAANETNRSDVLEIVRLFRVRVVDVHPESLTIEATGDEGKIDALLGLLDDYGIIELVRSGAVAVTRGPHALSEKVVGSEITGR, from the coding sequence ATGGCAATCTATCCCGCATCCACTCCGCATAGCGAGCGTCACACCCTGTCCGTCCTGGTCGAGAACCGCCCCGGCGTCCTGGCCCGCATAGCAGGCCTCTTCGCCCGCCGCGCCTTCAACATCAACTCGCTTTCCGTATCCCCCACCGAGCGCCCCGACATCTCGCGCGTCACGGTGACCGCCGACGTCGAGCAGGTGCCGCTGGAGCAAATCATCAAGCAGCTCAACAAGCTGCTGCACGTCCTGAAGATCGTCGACCTCGACAATATGGACGCCGTCCAGCGCGAGCTGGTGCTCATCAAGGTCGCCGCCAACGAGACGAACCGCTCCGACGTGCTGGAAATCGTGCGCCTCTTCCGCGTCCGCGTGGTCGACGTGCACCCCGAGTCCCTGACCATCGAGGCCACCGGCGACGAGGGCAAGATCGACGCATTGCTCGGCCTTTTGGACGACTACGGCATCATCGAGCTGGTCCGTTCCGGCGCCGTCGCGGTCACCCGCGGCCCGCACGCCCTGAGCGAAAAAGTCGTCGGCAGCGAAATCACCGGCAGATGA
- a CDS encoding acetolactate synthase large subunit, giving the protein MVSPTPLQAFSAVPKAPTTTNKQTLVDGEKMTGAQALIRTLEDLGVQDVFGIPGGAILPVYHQIHDDTKFRFVLMRHEQAAGHAAEGYAVATGRVGVCIVTSGPGATNMVTPIADANMDSVPLVVISGQVGVDSIGTDAFQEADTVGITYPVVKHSYLVTDAQDIPRVLSEAHYIARTGRPGPVVVDITKTAQVGDMYYTWPQKLLLPGYNPTTKPHGHVLREAAKLFEQSYRPVLYVGGGAMRSNAGEQVKELADLTDSPIVTTLPARGIVPDSDPKVLGMLGMHGTLAATAAAQRCDLLVAIGARFDDRVTGKLEAFAPAARVIHIDIDPAEIGKRRQPDVPIVGDVAEVLDALNAEIKHGQAIHGKPNLESWWKLINSWREKYPMKYDEKTPDGTLSPQWVVEELSRQATPSTIWVSGVGQHQMWASQLIDFENPHSWISSGGLGTMGFGLPAAIGARVGSARDFGGKKPVWLIDGDGSFQMTSEELAAAFIDNAPVKIAILNNSVYGMVRQWQTLFYDKHYSQTSIQDGENTEDIVNVPDFVKLAEAYGCVGIRATTKDEAKAAIKRANEINDRPVLIDFRVYKDAMVWPMVAAGQSNDTVTYMPGIQPLLHHGAAAGDAQADDDGDGDEAEAETADTANATDQKK; this is encoded by the coding sequence ATGGTGTCACCAACGCCTTTGCAGGCATTCAGCGCGGTGCCGAAAGCACCGACGACAACAAACAAGCAGACTCTCGTCGACGGCGAGAAGATGACGGGCGCGCAGGCGCTGATTCGCACGCTGGAAGACCTGGGCGTTCAGGACGTCTTCGGCATTCCGGGTGGCGCGATCCTGCCGGTCTACCACCAGATTCATGACGACACCAAATTCCGTTTCGTGCTGATGCGCCACGAGCAGGCCGCCGGGCACGCGGCCGAAGGGTACGCTGTGGCCACCGGGCGCGTGGGCGTATGCATCGTCACCTCTGGGCCGGGAGCCACCAACATGGTCACCCCAATCGCCGACGCAAACATGGATTCCGTTCCGCTCGTGGTCATCTCCGGACAGGTCGGCGTGGACTCCATCGGCACGGACGCCTTCCAGGAGGCCGACACCGTTGGCATCACCTATCCGGTGGTGAAGCATTCCTACCTCGTCACCGACGCGCAGGACATTCCGCGCGTGCTCTCCGAAGCGCACTATATCGCGCGTACCGGCCGCCCAGGCCCCGTCGTGGTTGACATCACCAAAACCGCGCAGGTCGGCGATATGTATTACACATGGCCGCAAAAGCTGCTGCTTCCCGGCTACAACCCCACGACCAAACCGCACGGCCACGTCCTGCGCGAGGCCGCAAAACTCTTTGAGCAGTCGTACCGTCCGGTGCTCTACGTCGGCGGCGGCGCGATGCGTTCCAACGCAGGTGAGCAGGTCAAGGAACTGGCCGATCTGACCGATTCACCCATCGTCACCACGCTTCCGGCGCGCGGCATCGTTCCGGATTCCGACCCGAAAGTGCTTGGTATGCTTGGCATGCACGGCACATTGGCCGCCACGGCGGCGGCGCAGAGATGTGACCTGTTGGTCGCCATCGGCGCCCGTTTCGACGATCGCGTGACCGGCAAGTTGGAGGCTTTCGCCCCGGCCGCCCGCGTCATCCACATCGATATCGACCCGGCGGAAATCGGCAAGCGCCGTCAGCCCGACGTACCAATCGTCGGCGACGTGGCGGAAGTGCTTGACGCGCTGAACGCCGAGATCAAGCACGGACAAGCCATCCACGGCAAGCCAAACCTCGAGTCCTGGTGGAAGCTCATCAATTCGTGGCGCGAAAAGTACCCGATGAAATACGACGAGAAGACGCCGGACGGCACGCTCTCGCCGCAATGGGTGGTCGAAGAGCTCTCGCGCCAAGCCACGCCTTCCACCATCTGGGTCTCCGGCGTGGGCCAGCACCAGATGTGGGCCTCGCAGCTCATCGATTTCGAGAACCCGCACTCCTGGATTTCCTCGGGAGGCTTGGGAACCATGGGCTTCGGACTGCCCGCGGCCATCGGCGCGCGCGTCGGTTCGGCCCGCGATTTCGGCGGGAAGAAGCCGGTCTGGCTGATCGACGGCGATGGCAGCTTCCAGATGACCTCCGAGGAGCTCGCGGCCGCGTTCATCGACAACGCGCCGGTGAAAATCGCGATCCTCAACAATTCCGTCTACGGCATGGTCCGCCAGTGGCAGACGCTCTTCTACGACAAGCATTATTCGCAGACCAGCATCCAAGATGGCGAGAACACCGAGGACATCGTCAACGTGCCTGATTTCGTCAAGCTCGCCGAGGCATACGGTTGCGTCGGCATCCGGGCCACGACGAAGGACGAGGCGAAGGCCGCGATCAAGCGCGCCAACGAGATCAACGACCGGCCAGTACTGATCGACTTCCGCGTCTACAAGGACGCGATGGTCTGGCCGATGGTCGCCGCGGGGCAGTCCAACGACACCGTGACCTACATGCCGGGTATTCAACCGCTGCTGCACCATGGCGCGGCAGCCGGCGATGCCCAAGCCGACGATGACGGTGACGGTGACGAAGCCGAGGCCGAAACCGCCGACACCGCGAACGCAACGGATCAGAAGAAGTAA
- the rnc gene encoding ribonuclease III, with product MPQETDTDTTPETSTPQQELLDRLGTTLSPDLLVQALTHRSFSHEHEGAPNYERLEFLGDAVLEFVATETLYRVHPDMNEGQLAKMRAMAVSEKALSQIAREKLQVGPYILLGHGEAESGGAEKSSILCDIVESLIGATFVEHGIDEARKVVHHLVDDELKKVATEGPALDWKTSLTVKAHGMGLEDPRYRMAVSGPEYAQVFTARAVVGDDDEVLGVGTGSSKRKAQLAAAKAAWTELDTNPSHHQAKKRHHHGDAKTNRQ from the coding sequence ATGCCTCAAGAAACCGATACTGATACCACTCCAGAAACGTCGACCCCTCAGCAGGAGCTGCTCGACCGGCTCGGCACCACGCTTTCGCCGGATTTGCTGGTGCAGGCGCTCACCCACCGCTCGTTCTCGCACGAACACGAAGGCGCGCCGAACTACGAACGCCTGGAATTCCTGGGCGACGCGGTGCTTGAGTTCGTTGCCACCGAAACGCTCTATCGCGTCCATCCCGACATGAACGAGGGCCAGCTGGCGAAGATGCGGGCGATGGCGGTTTCGGAAAAGGCGCTTTCGCAGATCGCGCGCGAAAAGCTTCAAGTGGGACCATATATATTGTTGGGCCATGGCGAGGCGGAATCCGGCGGCGCCGAGAAAAGCTCGATTCTCTGCGACATCGTCGAATCGCTGATCGGCGCGACGTTCGTGGAACACGGCATCGATGAGGCACGGAAAGTCGTGCATCATCTGGTTGACGACGAGCTCAAGAAAGTCGCCACCGAAGGTCCTGCACTGGATTGGAAGACCTCGCTGACCGTCAAGGCGCACGGCATGGGGCTTGAGGATCCCCGCTACCGCATGGCCGTTTCCGGTCCGGAATACGCGCAGGTGTTCACCGCCCGCGCCGTCGTCGGCGACGATGACGAAGTGCTCGGAGTCGGCACCGGTTCCAGCAAACGCAAGGCGCAACTCGCCGCCGCGAAAGCCGCGTGGACGGAGCTGGACACCAACCCCAGCCACCATCAGGCCAAAAAGCGCCATCACCACGGCGACGCCAAAACCAACCGGCAATAA
- the rpmF gene encoding 50S ribosomal protein L32 — MALPKYKTSRANTHSRRSNWKASAAKTVACPNCGAPTLPHMACPSCGSFRGRVYREAISKSLSK; from the coding sequence ATGGCACTGCCAAAGTACAAGACTTCGCGAGCCAACACGCATTCGCGCCGCTCCAACTGGAAGGCCAGCGCGGCCAAGACTGTCGCCTGCCCCAATTGCGGCGCGCCGACCCTGCCGCACATGGCTTGCCCGAGCTGCGGATCCTTCCGCGGCCGCGTCTATCGCGAGGCTATCAGCAAGTCGCTGAGCAAGTGA
- a CDS encoding DUF177 domain-containing protein codes for MSRPEDSQWAVSVGQIISRPGQSKTVDAEFPAPSGIGDNVIGVKEGAPVKVSGSFDSIVDGLIFTGRFDAPVHAECVRCLTPIKRDWGMDVTAFFPYDSAKASVNQDNGHGKHDEEIDIIAGEDESEDTYPLSADCNFADLEALLRDTLVENLPLQPLCKPDCKGLCPQCGINLNDNPDHHHDVVDNRFAALAGLKAELEKEEEAGK; via the coding sequence ATGAGCAGACCTGAAGATTCGCAATGGGCCGTCAGCGTGGGGCAGATCATCTCGCGCCCCGGCCAGAGCAAAACCGTTGACGCCGAGTTTCCTGCCCCGAGCGGCATCGGCGACAATGTCATCGGCGTCAAGGAGGGCGCGCCCGTCAAGGTGAGCGGCTCCTTCGATTCCATCGTCGACGGGCTGATTTTCACCGGTCGCTTCGACGCGCCGGTCCATGCCGAATGTGTGCGCTGCCTGACCCCAATCAAGCGCGACTGGGGCATGGACGTCACGGCGTTCTTCCCCTACGATTCCGCGAAGGCCTCTGTCAACCAAGACAACGGACACGGCAAGCATGACGAGGAAATCGACATCATCGCCGGCGAGGACGAGTCGGAGGACACCTACCCGCTGAGCGCTGACTGCAATTTCGCCGATCTCGAGGCGCTCCTGCGCGACACGTTGGTCGAAAACCTGCCGCTGCAGCCGCTGTGCAAGCCGGATTGCAAGGGTCTGTGCCCGCAGTGCGGCATCAATCTGAACGACAATCCCGACCACCATCACGACGTGGTCGACAACCGTTTCGCCGCTCTGGCCGGTCTCAAGGCCGAGCTGGAAAAGGAAGAAGAAGCGGGCAAGTAG
- a CDS encoding cell division protein yields MMADDKNLTDEEDDTLSKVIPVDDLTPGHDDDDTQASSRADAEPGETELADEMGADTDSQDSTDGDDTYDSIATKSVKPLFTSAADLPDLRERHDDAGAADDDDSTATDDSDNAANKSRDEFTTVYDIIDQMSASVEETKSSIFTPGMVRLDRDEFLDQLGQLKAMLPVQLERASSLMREAERRLQNAQSQAQAIVTKAQSQAAQIRQDAEEQAQILAGQERVVDLAQQKARVILDDAQTKSTKLVQGANAYCADVMKSLKDQVSTYDRDIRNGIDVIDKRQHEAAQQLAQTQADAVANGQASSDKTK; encoded by the coding sequence ATGATGGCTGACGACAAGAATCTCACCGACGAGGAAGACGACACCCTTTCCAAGGTCATCCCGGTCGACGACCTGACGCCAGGCCACGACGACGATGACACCCAGGCCAGCAGCCGGGCCGACGCCGAGCCTGGCGAGACCGAGCTCGCGGACGAAATGGGCGCGGATACCGACAGCCAAGACAGCACCGACGGCGACGATACCTACGATTCCATCGCGACGAAGTCCGTCAAGCCGCTGTTCACCTCGGCCGCCGACCTTCCCGACCTGCGCGAACGTCATGACGACGCAGGAGCGGCCGACGATGACGACTCCACCGCAACCGATGACTCAGACAACGCCGCGAACAAAAGCCGCGACGAGTTCACCACGGTCTATGACATCATCGACCAGATGAGCGCGTCGGTCGAAGAGACCAAATCGAGCATCTTCACCCCCGGCATGGTGCGCCTCGACCGCGACGAGTTCCTCGACCAGCTCGGCCAGCTCAAAGCCATGCTGCCCGTCCAGCTGGAACGCGCCTCCTCCCTGATGCGTGAGGCCGAACGGCGCCTGCAGAACGCGCAGAGCCAGGCCCAGGCCATCGTCACCAAGGCGCAGAGCCAGGCCGCGCAGATTAGGCAGGACGCCGAGGAGCAGGCGCAAATCCTCGCCGGGCAGGAGCGCGTGGTGGACTTGGCGCAGCAGAAGGCCCGCGTGATCCTGGACGACGCGCAGACCAAATCGACCAAGCTGGTGCAAGGCGCCAACGCCTATTGCGCCGACGTGATGAAATCCTTGAAAGACCAGGTCTCCACGTACGACCGCGATATCCGCAACGGCATCGACGTCATCGACAAGCGCCAGCACGAGGCGGCGCAGCAACTCGCGCAGACCCAGGCCGACGCCGTGGCGAACGGGCAAGCCTCGTCGGACAAAACCAAGTAA
- the coaD gene encoding pantetheine-phosphate adenylyltransferase, which produces MTIAVCPGSYDPVTAGHLDVIERSARIFETVHVVVAVNAAKTPMFSESTRVDVIKRALVKDGFPNVVVASTDGLITDYCTKVGASVIVKGLRQNGDYEAELGMALVNRKLSGVETMFLPANPILEHISSTIVKDVARHGGDVTGMVPDCVVGMLAEALKKEKSQ; this is translated from the coding sequence ATGACTATCGCAGTGTGCCCGGGTTCGTATGATCCAGTGACGGCAGGGCATTTGGACGTTATCGAACGCAGCGCGCGCATTTTCGAGACGGTACACGTCGTCGTGGCCGTGAACGCCGCGAAAACCCCGATGTTCTCGGAAAGCACCCGAGTGGACGTGATCAAACGGGCCTTGGTCAAGGACGGTTTCCCGAATGTGGTCGTCGCTTCCACCGACGGACTGATCACCGATTACTGCACCAAAGTTGGGGCATCGGTCATCGTCAAGGGCCTGCGGCAGAACGGCGATTACGAGGCCGAGCTTGGCATGGCGCTCGTCAACCGCAAGCTTTCCGGCGTCGAGACCATGTTCCTGCCCGCGAACCCAATCCTTGAGCATATTTCCAGCACCATCGTCAAAGACGTCGCGCGGCACGGAGGCGACGTCACCGGCATGGTGCCCGATTGCGTGGTCGGCATGCTCGCCGAAGCGCTGAAGAAAGAAAAGAGTCAATGA
- a CDS encoding DUF3039 domain-containing protein has product MAGFFEKLNLVDGLDVVRDDAGFRNPSQDPDSGAGTAVLERPETDEETKRTDDGDADRFAHYVSRDRMRESQLTGRPVVALCGKIWVPKHDPSKYPVCPDCKRIYAEMTGK; this is encoded by the coding sequence ATGGCTGGTTTTTTTGAGAAGTTGAACTTGGTCGATGGGCTGGACGTCGTGCGTGACGACGCCGGGTTCCGCAACCCCTCCCAAGACCCGGATTCCGGTGCGGGCACGGCGGTTTTGGAGCGCCCGGAGACCGACGAGGAGACCAAACGCACCGATGATGGCGACGCCGATCGCTTTGCGCATTACGTTTCGCGCGACCGCATGCGCGAGTCTCAGCTCACGGGACGTCCGGTGGTGGCGCTGTGCGGCAAGATCTGGGTGCCCAAGCATGATCCGTCGAAGTACCCGGTCTGCCCGGATTGCAAGCGCATCTATGCTGAGATGACAGGCAAGTAA
- a CDS encoding nicotinate phosphoribosyltransferase: MLDYSPALMTDMYEYTMLDAALKDGTANRKCVFEVFTRHLPLGRRYGVVAGSGRILDTLERFHLNDDDLKFLSDRKIVSPETIKWLKDFKFTGSIKGYREGEMFFPDSPILEVEGTFGECTLLETLLLSILNYDSAVASAASRMVSAAGDRPCMDMGGRRTNEWAAVAAARAAVVGGFQGTSNLLAAQLYGLKAIGTSAHCFTLVHDSERDAFASQVAAMSANTTLLVDTYDIDEAIKTAVEVAGPDLGCVRIDSGDLAALAQRVRNQLDALGAKNTKITVTNDLDEYALASLQSAPVDSYGVGTMLVTGSGAPTCAMVYKLTEREGDNGEMVPVAKHSENKATVPGRKLAFRSYEFGLANGEHVISGSEEKLAQFKPESGWKDLMVSYMDHGEANTQYQGHDAITTAHKYHAEALAELPITAQSLMKGDPSIPTQIDVL; encoded by the coding sequence ATGCTGGATTATTCACCGGCTTTGATGACCGATATGTACGAATACACGATGCTGGACGCGGCGCTCAAAGACGGCACCGCGAACCGCAAGTGCGTTTTCGAGGTGTTCACGCGCCATCTGCCGCTCGGCCGGCGTTACGGCGTGGTAGCAGGCAGCGGTCGCATTCTCGACACGCTCGAGCGTTTCCACCTGAATGACGACGACCTGAAGTTCCTCTCCGACCGCAAGATCGTAAGCCCCGAAACCATCAAATGGCTCAAGGACTTCAAGTTCACCGGATCGATCAAGGGTTATCGCGAAGGCGAGATGTTCTTCCCCGACTCCCCCATCCTCGAGGTCGAAGGCACGTTCGGCGAGTGCACACTGCTGGAGACACTACTGCTTTCGATTTTGAATTATGATTCCGCTGTCGCCTCCGCCGCCTCGCGTATGGTCAGCGCAGCGGGCGACCGGCCCTGCATGGATATGGGAGGACGCCGCACCAACGAATGGGCCGCCGTGGCCGCCGCCCGCGCAGCTGTGGTTGGCGGGTTCCAAGGCACTTCGAATCTGCTCGCTGCCCAGCTTTACGGCTTGAAGGCCATCGGCACCTCAGCCCACTGCTTCACCCTCGTTCACGATTCCGAGCGCGACGCCTTCGCCTCGCAGGTCGCCGCGATGAGCGCGAACACCACGCTTCTGGTCGACACGTATGACATCGATGAGGCCATCAAGACGGCCGTGGAAGTGGCCGGCCCGGACCTCGGCTGCGTGCGTATCGATTCCGGCGACCTCGCCGCTCTAGCCCAGCGCGTGCGCAACCAGCTCGACGCCCTCGGCGCCAAGAACACGAAGATCACCGTGACCAACGACCTTGACGAATATGCCCTGGCGTCCCTGCAGTCCGCCCCCGTCGATTCCTACGGCGTCGGCACGATGCTCGTCACCGGCTCCGGTGCCCCGACCTGCGCGATGGTCTACAAGCTCACCGAACGCGAAGGCGACAACGGCGAGATGGTGCCGGTCGCCAAGCATTCCGAGAACAAGGCCACCGTCCCCGGACGCAAACTTGCGTTCCGTTCCTACGAATTCGGCCTTGCGAACGGCGAACACGTCATCTCCGGTTCGGAGGAGAAGCTCGCGCAGTTCAAGCCCGAGAGCGGCTGGAAGGACCTGATGGTCAGCTATATGGACCACGGCGAGGCCAACACACAGTATCAGGGCCACGACGCCATCACCACCGCCCACAAGTATCACGCAGAAGCGTTGGCTGAGCTTCCCATCACCGCGCAATCGCTGATGAAGGGTGATCCGTCGATCCCCACGCAGATCGACGTGCTCTAA
- a CDS encoding Pr6Pr family membrane protein has protein sequence MKYFVGIYRLVIAFLCLAWTSVAWGEPSYWVYFTYETNFLLGLVMLWAGIACLIDGKQPPAWLKGILTLYILITGVVAATLLPPTNLATAKYVFGIVTNQILHRVVPILAVIDFILFDAHRRFKWHYVLTWLIYFPFYLAFVLIRAHLWPHSGPEAGGNPYPYGFIDVNKIGWTQMWINIALCIVAFAIMGLVIFLIDRILPKKPLIGSVRN, from the coding sequence ATGAAATATTTTGTCGGAATCTACCGCCTCGTCATCGCGTTCCTGTGCCTGGCGTGGACGAGCGTGGCCTGGGGCGAGCCCAGCTATTGGGTGTATTTCACTTACGAAACCAACTTCCTGCTGGGCTTGGTGATGTTGTGGGCCGGCATCGCCTGCCTGATCGACGGCAAGCAGCCGCCCGCGTGGCTCAAGGGCATTCTGACACTCTATATATTGATTACCGGCGTGGTGGCCGCGACGCTTCTGCCGCCTACCAACCTGGCTACGGCGAAGTACGTGTTCGGCATCGTCACCAACCAGATCCTGCACCGGGTCGTGCCGATTCTCGCGGTCATTGATTTCATCCTCTTCGACGCCCACCGCCGCTTCAAGTGGCATTATGTGCTCACTTGGCTCATCTACTTCCCGTTCTATCTGGCGTTCGTGCTCATCCGCGCCCATCTTTGGCCTCATTCCGGGCCCGAGGCCGGCGGCAACCCGTACCCCTATGGCTTCATCGACGTCAACAAGATCGGCTGGACCCAGATGTGGATCAACATCGCCCTGTGCATCGTCGCCTTCGCCATCATGGGGCTGGTCATCTTCCTCATCGACCGTATCCTGCCGAAGAAACCGTTGATCGGTTCTGTGCGCAACTGA
- the rph gene encoding ribonuclease PH yields MAEIKDLLDNNTVVRPDGRAVDELRPVKITRHFTDAPEGSVLIECGNTRVMCTATFAPGVPRWRKDSGLGWVTAEYAMLPRATSERTPRESVKGKVGGRTQEISRLVGRCLRGVIDMKALGENQIQMDCDVLQADGGTRTASVTGAYVALVDALHWAEKHKHIRSAEKAIKDQISAVSVGIINGTSMLDLPYIEDSQAMTDMNVAMTGSGKFIEIQGTAEHRPFTRDELNVLLELAEKGNKELQRAQNEALAKD; encoded by the coding sequence ATGGCTGAAATCAAAGATTTACTGGATAACAACACTGTGGTGCGCCCGGACGGGCGTGCCGTCGACGAGCTGCGGCCCGTCAAGATCACCCGTCACTTCACCGATGCGCCGGAAGGCTCCGTGCTCATCGAGTGCGGCAACACTCGCGTGATGTGCACCGCGACCTTCGCGCCCGGCGTGCCGCGCTGGCGCAAGGATTCCGGGCTGGGCTGGGTCACCGCCGAATACGCGATGCTGCCGCGGGCCACTTCCGAGCGCACCCCTCGCGAATCCGTGAAGGGCAAGGTCGGCGGACGCACGCAGGAGATCAGCCGTTTGGTCGGCCGTTGCCTGCGCGGTGTCATCGACATGAAGGCGCTGGGCGAGAACCAGATTCAGATGGACTGCGATGTATTACAGGCTGATGGGGGCACCCGCACCGCTTCCGTCACCGGTGCTTACGTCGCGCTGGTCGACGCGTTGCACTGGGCCGAGAAGCACAAGCACATCCGCTCCGCCGAGAAGGCCATCAAGGACCAGATTTCCGCGGTTTCCGTGGGTATCATCAACGGTACGTCGATGCTCGACCTGCCGTATATCGAGGACAGCCAGGCCATGACCGACATGAACGTCGCCATGACCGGCTCCGGCAAGTTCATCGAGATCCAGGGCACCGCCGAGCACCGCCCATTCACCCGCGACGAGCTCAACGTGCTTCTCGAGCTGGCCGAGAAAGGTAACAAGGAACTCCAGCGCGCGCAGAACGAGGCGCTCGCCAAGGACTGA
- the rdgB gene encoding RdgB/HAM1 family non-canonical purine NTP pyrophosphatase yields the protein MKIVVATHNEGKLPEIRTIIEAELGKAAQHVELVSAGSMNLPDPVETGVTFEENALIKARDVAKRTGLPALADDSGLIVDVLGSAPGILSARWAGVHGHDKANNALLLAQLEDIPDGKRGARFNCAAALVVPKHCGEERPNGTTPKAAETVELGEMHGEIVREPRGENGFGYDSIFVPNDQPGRLNGDGEKLTSAEMTAEEKNAISHRHKAFVALAPAIKELID from the coding sequence ATGAAAATCGTCGTCGCCACGCATAACGAAGGTAAGCTGCCGGAGATCCGAACCATCATCGAGGCCGAGCTGGGCAAGGCCGCGCAGCACGTCGAGCTGGTTTCCGCCGGTTCGATGAACCTGCCGGACCCCGTCGAGACCGGCGTGACGTTCGAGGAGAACGCGCTGATCAAGGCGCGGGACGTGGCCAAGCGGACGGGACTGCCGGCGCTCGCCGACGACAGTGGGCTGATTGTCGATGTACTCGGCTCGGCTCCTGGCATCCTTTCGGCGCGTTGGGCTGGCGTCCACGGCCACGACAAGGCCAACAACGCTCTGTTGCTCGCGCAACTCGAGGACATTCCCGATGGCAAACGCGGAGCGCGCTTCAACTGCGCGGCGGCGCTGGTGGTGCCGAAGCATTGCGGCGAGGAGCGTCCAAACGGTACGACGCCGAAAGCCGCGGAAACCGTCGAACTCGGCGAGATGCATGGCGAGATTGTTCGTGAGCCGCGCGGCGAGAACGGCTTCGGCTACGATTCCATTTTCGTGCCGAACGACCAACCCGGCCGCCTGAACGGCGACGGTGAAAAGCTTACGAGCGCCGAAATGACCGCCGAGGAAAAGAACGCGATTTCCCACCGCCACAAGGCCTTCGTCGCGCTTGCTCCGGCGATTAAGGAACTCATCGACTGA
- a CDS encoding DUF4143 domain-containing protein, translated as MLDYFPRIYDKLLKNQLEATGAVLVQGAKWCGKTTTCEQIAKSTVYMADPESREQNLILADAQPSMLLKGETPRLIDEWQTAPKLWDAVRFEVDKRDQFGQFILTGSSVPPNNASMLHTGTGRISRLRMRPMSLYESKDSSGRVSLRNLFAGEELPVAKAGATIEKLAFLLCRGGWPKAIGQPERMALRQARNYVDAVADSDISRVDDTQRDPQLARRLLRSYARMESSQTPTSQIADDLRGNGTAPNDKTVQSYITALQRIFVIEDMPAWNPNLRSKTAIRTTETRHFVDPSIAAAAMGVGPQGAIKDLRTFGLWFESLCVRDLRIYADALDGEVFHFRDKSGLECDAVLHLRDGRYGLIEIKLGGDKLVDEGAKNLLTLSEKLDTTKMQKPSFLMVLTGTGQLSYTRPDGVMVAPIITLKD; from the coding sequence ATGCTTGATTACTTTCCCCGTATCTATGACAAACTACTAAAAAATCAGCTCGAAGCAACTGGCGCGGTCTTGGTGCAAGGCGCAAAATGGTGCGGCAAAACCACAACTTGCGAACAAATCGCGAAAAGTACTGTATATATGGCAGACCCAGAATCGCGCGAGCAAAACCTTATTTTAGCGGACGCCCAACCATCGATGCTGCTGAAGGGCGAGACACCACGTCTCATCGACGAGTGGCAGACCGCGCCAAAGCTGTGGGACGCGGTTCGCTTCGAGGTTGACAAGCGCGACCAATTCGGCCAGTTCATACTTACCGGTTCAAGTGTACCGCCCAATAACGCATCAATGCTTCATACTGGAACCGGGCGAATCTCACGATTGCGCATGCGCCCGATGAGCCTTTACGAATCCAAAGACTCCAGCGGAAGAGTATCGTTGCGGAATTTATTCGCAGGAGAGGAATTACCTGTCGCAAAAGCGGGGGCGACCATCGAAAAACTTGCCTTCTTGCTTTGCCGAGGAGGTTGGCCTAAAGCCATCGGGCAACCCGAGCGCATGGCCTTGCGACAGGCTCGCAACTATGTGGACGCTGTGGCCGATTCCGACATCTCCCGCGTGGACGACACACAACGCGACCCGCAGCTGGCGCGACGATTATTGCGCTCCTATGCACGTATGGAATCGTCCCAAACTCCAACTTCGCAAATAGCGGACGATCTGCGAGGCAATGGCACGGCACCCAACGACAAAACGGTCCAATCCTATATCACCGCATTGCAACGTATCTTCGTTATCGAGGATATGCCGGCATGGAACCCGAACCTTAGAAGCAAAACAGCCATCCGAACCACAGAGACACGCCATTTCGTGGATCCTTCCATCGCGGCTGCGGCAATGGGTGTAGGGCCGCAGGGTGCGATAAAAGACCTACGAACATTCGGGTTGTGGTTCGAGAGCCTCTGCGTGCGTGATTTACGGATTTACGCCGACGCGCTTGATGGCGAAGTATTCCATTTCCGCGACAAAAGCGGCTTGGAATGCGATGCGGTACTCCATTTACGCGACGGACGATATGGGCTCATTGAAATCAAACTTGGCGGCGACAAATTAGTGGACGAAGGGGCCAAGAATCTATTGACACTTTCAGAAAAGCTCGACACAACGAAAATGCAAAAGCCCAGTTTTCTTATGGTGCTGACCGGAACGGGACAATTGAGCTATACCCGGCCAGACGGAGTCATGGTAGCTCCAATCATCACCTTGAAAGATTGA